In the genome of Limnochordia bacterium, the window AAAAAGGAAGCCGCGATCAAAACGATCTTTTTCACCCTCTCCACGGGTACCCCCAAGCTTTGGGCATCCTCCTCCCCCATCACCAGTGCATTTAGCTCCCTAGCTTGGCTCAAAAGAATCCCTGTGCCAATGACCATTGGCACCAGTACCACCCAAACCTGTTGCCAGTTAGCGCCGTTGAAGCTTCCCATGGTCCAGGTGACTACCCGGGCCAGCTGTTGGTGATTAAACAGCATCAACAGGGAGATGGCAGAGGATAAAATTGAACTGACCACGATCCCTGCTAGCAAAATGGAGGTCGTAGACACTCGGTCGCCTGTGACTGCCAATTTATAGACCAAAGCCGTGGTACCTAGGGCGCCACAGAAGGCAAAAACAGACGTGGTGCCAAGGCCTAATAGTCCCTGATTTAATCCTAAGACAATACCCAGGGTAGCCCCAAAGGCTGCTCCCGTGGAAGAACCCATCACATAAGGATCAGCCATGGGATTACCAAACACCCCTTGCAAACAGGTACCTCCAAGGGCCAATGCTGCACCCACAATTGCCGAGAGAAGGATCCTTGGCAGGCGGACATTTAGGACAATGAAAATATGGCTGCCCTTGATTTCAGGGCAATCCTTTGAGAGCAACCAACTACCCATAATCCTTGCTACATCCCGCACTGGGATCTTCACCGTACCCACTCCGGCAGCAGCAAGCATCAACCCTGCCAAGGCGATACACAGCATCAGCAAATAAGTGTGGTATACGCTTCTTTTTGTCACATAAGACATCGATATCACCGTCAGAAGCCGAGTCTATCTACCCGATCCGGATGAAATAGTCCAACAAGCACCCGCAGTCCCTCATCGAGTGCCCTTGGTGCGGCCCTTTCAATCACGTCTTGATCAATTACTAGGTAGTTTTTGCCTGTTAGGGCGGATAGCACCCGGTAGTTGTCATTTGCTAACATGGTATCCAAATTGAAATCATTACCAAAGATATAGTCGGGGTCATGTTCGATCAATCGTTCTAAGCTGTAGGACCAACCTTCCACATCATCAGCCACGTTTACAGCACCCGCAAGGGCAATTAACCTAGAGATAAAGGTATCACGTCCTGCCGTGTACTCACCCCACTGACCCGTTCCCACCACATAGTAAGCAGTGGGTCGATCCTCTAACGGTATGTCCTGCAAAATATATTCGGTTCTCGCTGCCTTCGACTTCATGCTGGCCACCAAAGCCCGGGCCTCGTAGTTCTTGTTAAACAACATACCTAGATCCAACATGTAACTGTAAATACCAGAGACATCCTCCGGCGATTTGCGGGCAATAGTCATAATTCCCGCTGCCTTCAGTTGCTTGAGGATCTCCTCTTTGAAATGGGTCTCCGCGATCACCGCATCGGGCTCTAAGCTCAACATAAGCTCCAGATCCGGTTCATCCAAAGTACCCACCAGCGGAATGTTCCCCACCTCTGCGGGATAATTGCAGTAGGTGGTTCTACCCTTAATCCGATCTCCTACTCCAAGAGCAAAGAGCTTCTCCGTAACCCCCGGTGCCAGGGAGATAACACTTTTCACATCCTCCCCGATCACGTACCCTTCCTGGGTCTTTAACGGATAGACTACCTCTGGGTTACTTAAAGCGGTTATGTGAGTACCGTCGAAGCTTACTTGGTAGTTGATGGTCTCCAGCACAAAGCTAAGGGGTACGTAGGTCTTTTCCTCCTGGGTAAAGGCCCTTTCCGCTAAGGTAAGGGCAAGATCATTTACCTGCACCTGATTAGACTCTAATACAAAGCGAATCTCGACCTCAGCATTTGCCAAAATCACCGCCTCATCCGCCCGCTTGACAGTAAGACCTAATTCCTTAAAGTGTTCCGCATTAACAAAGGGGACCTTTTCTATGAACTTTACATCGAAGAGGTATTCCCGTCCGTCTATACTAACTAACTGTTCCGCCCCAAAGGCAACAGTGGAAAAGACTAAGAGCATAATCAATGGAATAAGTAACTTTCGATTCATCTTGGATTCTCCCTTACAATGGTTCTTGTCCTTCAAATCTGCGTTAAAGCTGCTAGTAACCGCTGGTTATCCTCCCTGGTTTTCACCGCCATTCTGTAAAACTCTCCACCAAGTCCCACAAAGTCCTCACAGGTTCTGATGTATATCCCTGCCTGTAGTAGCCTGCTTTGCAGAAC includes:
- a CDS encoding iron ABC transporter permease, whose amino-acid sequence is MSYVTKRSVYHTYLLMLCIALAGLMLAAAGVGTVKIPVRDVARIMGSWLLSKDCPEIKGSHIFIVLNVRLPRILLSAIVGAALALGGTCLQGVFGNPMADPYVMGSSTGAAFGATLGIVLGLNQGLLGLGTTSVFAFCGALGTTALVYKLAVTGDRVSTTSILLAGIVVSSILSSAISLLMLFNHQQLARVVTWTMGSFNGANWQQVWVVLVPMVIGTGILLSQARELNALVMGEEDAQSLGVPVERVKKIVLIAASFLAACAVSVSGIIGFVGLIVPHLCRLIFGADHRMLLPTTAVGGGIFLLLCDTLARTAIKGVEIPVGVVTSLFGGPFFLYLLRRTK
- a CDS encoding helical backbone metal receptor; the protein is MNRKLLIPLIMLLVFSTVAFGAEQLVSIDGREYLFDVKFIEKVPFVNAEHFKELGLTVKRADEAVILANAEVEIRFVLESNQVQVNDLALTLAERAFTQEEKTYVPLSFVLETINYQVSFDGTHITALSNPEVVYPLKTQEGYVIGEDVKSVISLAPGVTEKLFALGVGDRIKGRTTYCNYPAEVGNIPLVGTLDEPDLELMLSLEPDAVIAETHFKEEILKQLKAAGIMTIARKSPEDVSGIYSYMLDLGMLFNKNYEARALVASMKSKAARTEYILQDIPLEDRPTAYYVVGTGQWGEYTAGRDTFISRLIALAGAVNVADDVEGWSYSLERLIEHDPDYIFGNDFNLDTMLANDNYRVLSALTGKNYLVIDQDVIERAAPRALDEGLRVLVGLFHPDRVDRLGF